The following are encoded in a window of Bacteroidia bacterium genomic DNA:
- a CDS encoding NADH:ubiquinone oxidoreductase has product MLNNVKILYHQGKQFIPDVTTVNVPGIFRGRPIISPEKVDENKLAEICPTSAINKNPVSIDLGKCTFCGECARVFSNKISFTKDYKLSANKRENLIIKEGVDKPIELNSELIRKEIHKMFGGSLKLRQISAAGDNSCEAELNAAGNVNFDMGRFGIEFVASPRHADGIVITGPISENMAEPVQICYDATPSPKIIILAGTDAISGGIFSDSRAINRSFLEKYPIDLYVPGNPVHPLTFINGVLSLIAKRKGN; this is encoded by the coding sequence ATGCTTAACAATGTAAAAATATTATATCACCAAGGGAAACAGTTTATTCCTGATGTTACAACTGTTAATGTTCCTGGCATTTTTAGGGGCCGCCCAATAATTAGTCCAGAAAAAGTTGATGAAAATAAATTGGCTGAGATTTGTCCAACCTCTGCAATAAATAAAAATCCTGTCAGTATTGATCTTGGTAAATGTACTTTCTGTGGTGAGTGTGCGAGGGTATTTTCAAATAAAATTTCTTTTACTAAAGATTATAAGTTATCTGCTAACAAAAGAGAAAATTTAATAATAAAAGAAGGAGTGGATAAACCTATTGAATTAAATTCGGAATTAATTCGAAAAGAAATTCACAAGATGTTCGGGGGTTCACTAAAACTGCGGCAAATTTCTGCAGCAGGTGATAATAGTTGCGAAGCCGAATTAAATGCAGCCGGAAATGTTAATTTTGATATGGGTCGCTTTGGAATTGAATTTGTTGCCTCTCCACGTCATGCAGATGGGATTGTTATTACCGGTCCAATTTCAGAAAATATGGCAGAACCTGTGCAAATTTGTTATGATGCAACACCTTCTCCCAAAATTATTATACTTGCCGGAACTGATGCAATAAGTGGCGGAATATTTTCTGATAGTCGTGCTATAAACAGAAGTTTTCTTGAAAAATATCCAATTGATTTATATGTTCCTGGAAACCCAGTTCATCCGCTTACTTTTATAAATGGGGTTTTGAGTTTAATTGCAAAGAGGAAGGGGAATTAG